In Schizosaccharomyces osmophilus chromosome 2, complete sequence, the following proteins share a genomic window:
- a CDS encoding alpha,alpha-trehalose-phosphate synthase, translating to MGKNLVCSIFLPYTINFHLDELEDKGRENLPASYEISRNRRNSIRIDNVLSHLAISQKDTSQDTPVLTPQHENTHDYFSIGSLRRGGNSGVGAGSGTKTPRTPNIGTGTPLPGSGRSSPVYTQPRSRATSPPPFAKPADRFGAPGLGTKQKFLKKRHESLNKDVALFDSARWTVERGINGNSGLFNAVDAAVRDKKVTNHQWVGLLGMPTETLSKKTKDAISAALLVKHQSLAVYTPDSDFEGHYNHYCRKILWPSLHYQHNEIFSFFHEESNWDAYVKVNQAFADKIIETYRPGDTIWVNDYHLLLVPAMVREKLANAIIGLFIHVSFPSSEVFRCFARRNELLLGMLGANLIGFQTEEYKRHFLQSCSRVLYAEATFGRVLLEDRYIDVYSHPVSVDPESVQANLDSEETIETIQVLKKRYEDLNVFVGCDKMDPIRGIREKLLAFEQFLYDNPSYQKNTILLQTSTLTDEAREYGVEVSDIVTRINSTFGDFSLDHLPVTFLSSDLSYAQYLAILSIADGFIVTSLREGMSLTCHEFILTQQEKKSLLIVSEFIGCSAFFREGALIVNPWSTLEMSHAMREALEMVDASKKKRYNFCNDVIRSHTASTWVAEFENKLKKSWTSQQKHDLSHIPRFTLNFVGNRYANANKRLLFLNFDGQAVSWEGRHEFMDYHYGYIISILTRLVNDPKNVVYMCSCLDRDELDSLFVNLPGLGLIAENGCFVKPHTAREDNLQSWIRLFKKDQMAWRESMHDVIQYYAERNPGSSLIDHGYAMEFNYVKVDNKENGMRNALELCSSVNETGNACKAIPMEGHVLIEPKNISKATAANYTLNKILHNPNDLDLILVAGNNRTDEGTFVWANRLPIFSFTVSMRVENTDAHSYTDGIPSFFNVLNSLCD from the coding sequence ATGGGTAAAAATTTAGTCTGTTCGATTTTTCTTCCCTATACTATAAACTTTCATTTAGACGAACTTGAAGATAAAGGTCGCGAAAATCTCCCTGCTTCGTATGAAATTTCcagaaatagaagaaattcCATTCGCATAGATAATGTTCTTTCCCATCTTGCTATTTCCCAAAAAGATACTTCCCAAGACACTCCTGTCTTGACCCCCCAGCACGAAAATACGCACGATTACTTTAGTATCGGTTCGCTTCGACGTGGTGGTAATTCTGGTGTTGGTGCTGGTAGTGGTACAAAGACTCCAAGAACGCCAAATATAGGTACTGGTACACCATTACCTGGTTCTGGTCGTTCTTCCCCTGTTTATACCCAACCTCGCTCGCGCGCCACCTCTCCGCCGCCCTTCGCCAAGCCAGCTGATCGATTCGGTGCTCCTGGTTTAGGCacgaaacaaaagtttttgaaaaaacgTCATGAAAGTCTAAACAAAGACGTTGCGCTGTTTGATTCTGCGCGTTGGACAGTAGAGCGTGGAATCAATGGTAATAGTGGCTTATTTAATGCTGTGGACGCTGCTGTGCGTGATAAAAAGGTGACCAACCACCAATGGGTCGGTCTCTTGGGTATGCCCACAGAGACCCTATccaaaaagacaaaagatGCCATTTCTGCAGCCTTGTTAGTCAAACATCAATCGTTGGCTGTATACACACCCGATTCTGATTTTGAAGGTCATTACAATCACTACTGTCGGAAGATTTTATGGCCTTCTTTGCATTACCAGCATAATgaaattttctcttttttccatGAGGAAAGTAACTGGGATGCCTATGTGAAGGTGAATCAAGCTTTTGCTGATAAAATCATTGAAACTTATCGTCCTGGAGATACCATTTGGGTGAACGATTATCATCTTCTCCTTGTACCTGCAATGGTGCGAGAGAAGTTGGCCAATGCTATAATTGGTCTCTTTATTCacgtttcttttccttcgtcGGAAGTCTTCCGCTGCTTTGCTCGTAGAAACGAGCTTTTACTTGGCATGCTCGGAGCCAATCTCATTGGCTTCCAAACGGAGGAATATAAGCgtcatttccttcaatcTTGCTCCCGCGTTCTGTATGCTGAAGCAACGTTCGGTCGCGTCCTTTTGGAAGATCGCTATATCGATGTTTACTCCCACCCTGTTAGCGTGGACCCCGAGTCGGTCCAAGCCAATTTGGATAGTGAAGAAACGATTGAAACGATTCAAGTTctaaaaaagagatatgAAGACCTAAATGTTTTTGTAGGTTGCGACAAAATGGATCCCATCAGAGGAATACGGGAGAAGCTTTTGGCTTTCGAGCAGTTTCTTTATGATAACCCTtcatatcaaaaaaataccaTTTTGTTACAGACTTCGACACTTACTGACGAGGCTCGTGAGTATGGAGTAGAAGTTTCGGATATCGTGACCAGGATTAATTCAACCTTTGgcgatttttctttggatcATCTTCCTgttacttttctttcaagcGATTTGTCCTACGCTCAGTATCTGGCTATATTATCCATTGCTGATGGCTTCATTGTTACTTCCTTGCGTGAAGGAATGAGTCTAACCTGCCATGAGTTTATTCTTACCCagcaagagaaaaagtCGCTTTTAATTGTTAGTGAATTCATTGGTTGTTCAGCATTTTTCCGCGAAGGTGCTCTTATCGTAAACCCATGGAGTACTTTAGAGATGAGCCATGCCATGCGAGAGGCTTTAGAAATGGTTGATgcaagcaaaaagaaacggTACAACTTTTGCAACGATGTTATTCGTAGTCACACGGCCTCCACGTGGGTTGCcgaatttgaaaacaaattaaaaaagtcGTGGACGtctcaacaaaaacatGATCTATCCCATATACCGAGATTTACTTTGAACTTTGTCGGCAACCGATATGCCAATGCGAATAAGCGCCTTTTGTTCTTAAACTTTGATGGACAAGCTGTTTCCTGGGAAGGACGCCACGAGTTTATGGATTATCATTATGGATACATAATCAGTATCTTAACGCGGTTGGTGAATGACCCCAAAAATGTTGTTTACATGTGCAGCTGTCTAGACCGAGACGAATTAGATTCCTTGTTTGTTAATCTTCCTGGATTGGGTTTGATCGCCGAAAATGGGTGTTTTGTGAAGCCACACACAGCAAGAGAGGATAATTTACAAAGCTGGATTCGTCTGTTTAAGAAGGATCAGATGGCTTGGCGTGAATCCATGCACGATGTTATTCAGTATTACGCTGAAAGAAATCCAGGCTCCAGTTTAATCGATCATGGATACGCAATGGAGTTTAATTATGTCAAAGTTGACAACAAAGAGAATGGGATGAGAAACGCTCTTGAATTGTGTAGTAGTGTAAATGAAACCGGAAACGCATGCAAAGCGATTCCCATGGAAGGGCATGTTTTGATTGAACCAAAGAACATTTCAAAGGCAACAGCAGCAAATTATACCCTGAACAAAATCCTACACAATCCCAATGATTTGGACTTAATTTTGGTAGCTGGAAACAACCGTACCGATGAAGGTACCTTTGTGTGGGCCAATAGACTAccaatcttttctttcacgGTTTCTATGAGAGTGGAAAATACCGATGCTCACTCTTATACTGATGGAATTCCCagttttttcaatgttttgaaCTCATTATGTGATTAA
- the pam1 gene encoding 20S proteasome complex subunit beta 6 Pam1: MSDGFDPYAQNGGTTIAIAGEGFSLLAGDTRNVNGYNINTRFMPRVHEVGDDLVVGASGFEADALALVKRIQQRIELYHDNHDRKMNAQSCARMVRTLLYGKRFFPYYVYTLVAGMDKENLGEIYSFDPVGSYEREWCRAGGSAANFITPFLDNQVNLHNQYIPGTNGAEAKPHRLLTLEEAMKLVHDAFTSAGERHIEVGDSVLVKIITKDGVETRILPLKRD; the protein is encoded by the coding sequence atgtCTGACGGATTTGATCCATATGCGCAAAACGGTGGTACAACCATTGCTATTGCTGGTGAaggattttctttgctagCAGGTGATACTAGAAATGTGAATGGTTACAACATCAATACCCGTTTCATGCCTCGTGTTCACGAAGTCGGAGATGATTTAGTAGTTGGTGCATCTGGATTTGAGGCAGATGCTTTAGCGCTTGTCAAACGCATTCAGCAGCGAATTGAGCTCTATCATGACAATCACGACAGAAAGATGAACGCTCAATCATGCGCACGAATGGTGCGTACTTTATTATATGGCAAACGCTTTTTTCCTTACTACGTTTACACCCTTGTAGCCGGAATggataaagaaaatctcGGAGAAATCTATTCCTTTGATCCTGTTGGGTCATACGAACGAGAATGGTGTCGTGCAGGAGGTTCTGCGGCGAATTTCATCACGCCGTTTTTGGACAACCAAGTAAATTTACATAATCAATATATCCCAGGCACGAATGGCGCTGAAGCTAAACCTCACAGACTTTTAACCCTAGAAGAAGCTATGAAGCTAGTCCATGATGCCTTTACTAGTGCTGGTGAGCGACATATTGAGGTCGGTGACTCTGTATTAGTTAAGATTATTACAAAAGATGGTGTGGA